From a single Aquincola tertiaricarbonis genomic region:
- a CDS encoding CoA transferase subunit A, protein MNKVFPSAAAALDGVVKSGQLMAVGGFGLCGIPEALIDALQASGVQDLTVISNNAGVDGFGLGKLLETRQIKKMISSYVGENKEFERQYLAGELQLEFTPQGTLAEKLRAGGAGIPAFFTRTGVGTLVAEGKETREFDGHVYVMERALNPDVALVKAYKADKSGNLVFRRTARNFNPACAMAGKFTVVEVEHLVETGDIDPDDIHLPGIYVHRIVVNATPEKRIEKRTITEKKGA, encoded by the coding sequence ATGAACAAGGTTTTCCCTAGTGCCGCAGCGGCACTCGATGGGGTGGTCAAGAGTGGCCAGTTGATGGCAGTCGGGGGCTTTGGCCTCTGCGGCATCCCCGAGGCGCTGATCGATGCGCTGCAGGCCAGCGGCGTGCAGGACCTGACCGTGATCTCGAACAACGCGGGCGTCGACGGCTTCGGCCTCGGCAAGCTGCTGGAGACGCGGCAGATCAAGAAGATGATCTCCAGCTACGTGGGCGAGAACAAGGAGTTCGAGCGCCAGTACCTGGCCGGCGAGCTGCAGCTCGAATTTACGCCGCAGGGCACGCTGGCCGAGAAGCTGCGCGCCGGTGGCGCCGGCATCCCCGCCTTCTTCACGCGCACCGGCGTGGGCACCCTGGTGGCCGAAGGCAAGGAAACCCGCGAGTTCGACGGCCATGTCTACGTGATGGAGCGCGCGCTCAACCCCGACGTGGCGCTGGTCAAGGCCTACAAGGCCGACAAGAGCGGTAACCTGGTGTTCCGCCGCACCGCGCGCAACTTCAACCCGGCCTGCGCGATGGCCGGCAAGTTCACCGTGGTGGAAGTGGAGCATCTGGTGGAAACCGGCGACATCGATCCCGACGACATCCACCTGCCCGGCATTTACGTGCACCGCATCGTGGTCAATGCCACGCCCGAGAAGCGCATCGAAAAGCGCACCATCACTGAGAAGAAGGGAGCCTGA
- a CDS encoding PaaI family thioesterase gives MDKKPRPVTAMDIGGLQAALAELFAPWVRELDLRVTACEPGSVTLQLPVTPHHVHGGGVLCGQTLMAAADTAMVLAVMTKLGGFQPMTTVQLQTSFLRAVPGDAGHAQVVARVLKMGRSLVFGSIDIHTPDGQLAAQAATTYALL, from the coding sequence ATGGACAAGAAGCCGCGGCCTGTCACGGCCATGGACATCGGCGGCCTGCAGGCAGCACTGGCCGAGTTGTTCGCGCCCTGGGTGCGTGAGCTCGACCTGCGCGTCACCGCCTGCGAGCCTGGCAGCGTGACGCTGCAGCTGCCCGTCACGCCCCACCACGTGCATGGCGGCGGCGTGCTGTGCGGCCAGACGCTGATGGCCGCCGCCGACACCGCCATGGTGCTGGCCGTGATGACGAAGCTGGGCGGCTTCCAGCCCATGACCACGGTGCAGCTGCAGACCAGCTTCCTGCGCGCGGTGCCGGGCGACGCCGGACATGCGCAGGTGGTGGCGCGGGTGCTGAAGATGGGCCGCAGCCTGGTGTTCGGCAGCATCGACATCCACACGCCCGACGGCCAGCTGGCGGCGCAGGCCGCCACCACCTACGCACTGCTGTAG